The genomic segment TTCTACATTTGACTCAACTCCACCAACTATTGTATAAGTAAATTCATCATCTGTTTCAACATCTACTAGCTTTATAGTTGAACCAAAACTTACTCTATCGTGTGATAAAGATGATGGATCAACTATAACTGCTTTTGAAATTGTGTTACTTAATTCTGCTATTTGAACATCTATAAGTTTTAATTTTTCTTTTGCACTGTGATACTCAGCATTCTCTTTTAAATCACCTAGTTGTCTTGCTTCATCTAGTGCAATTA from the Aliarcobacter cryaerophilus ATCC 43158 genome contains:
- the greA gene encoding transcription elongation factor GreA: MDKEPMTLVGYNKVTNDLEFLKSVERPETVIALDEARQLGDLKENAEYHSAKEKLKLIDVQIAELSNTISKAVIVDPSSLSHDRVSFGSTIKLVDVETDDEFTYTIVGGVESNVEKGLISFNSPLAKQLMGKVEGDEFIATLPGGTKTFEILKVYYKELEL